In Miscanthus floridulus cultivar M001 chromosome 5, ASM1932011v1, whole genome shotgun sequence, one genomic interval encodes:
- the LOC136453400 gene encoding rhomboid-like protein 20 has product MNGGLPGFHNAPASRAVVVAAALFSIPFGFRGRSLDLGLSYQSVYEKLSIWRLITSLVAFSSTPELIFGAALLYYFRVFERQIGSNKYAVFIIFSTMVSVLLQILALGYMKDPSLNPLTSGPYGLIFASYVPFFFDIPVSMKFRIFGLSLSDKSFVYLAGLQLLFSSRRRSVVPGLSGILAGLLYRLNTFGIRRLCENEFATSLFSHFSWPFSNNPYQGLPTTENDGSIPSHQADQIEDARTATQDPTESSIAALVSMGFDRSAAIQALALTNYDVNLASHSA; this is encoded by the exons ATGAACGGCGGGCTCCCTGGATTCC ACAATGCGCCGGCGTCGAGGGCCGTGGTCGTCGCCGCAGCTCTCTTCTCCATCCCCTTCGGCTTCCGCGGCCGCTCCCTCGACCTCGGCCTGTCCTACCAG AGTGTTTATGAAAAGCTGAGTATCTGGAGGCTGATCACCTCATTGGTTGCTTTCTCGTCAACCCCCGAGCTGATCTTTGGAGCGGCCCTGCTATACTACTTTAGGGTGTTCGAACGACAAATAGGTTCTAACAAGTATGCT gtcttcatcatcttctcgacTATGGTGTCTGTACTGCTTCAGATCCTTGCTTTGGGTTACATGAAAG ATCCTTCTCTAAATCCATTGACGTCAGGACCATATGGCCTCATCTTTGCATCTTATGTGCCATTCTTCTTTGACATTCCTGTGTCAATGAAGTTCCGCATATTTGGACTGAGCTTAAGCGATAAGTCATTTGTATATTTGGCAGGACTCCAG CTTCTTTTCTCATCTAGAAGACGTTCTGTTGTACCTGGACTTTCTGGCATACTGGCTGGGCTTCTGTATCGCCTGAATACATTTGGCATCCGTAGGTTGTGTGAAAATG AGTTTGCAACGTCGCTCTTCTCGCATTTTTCATGGCCCTTTTCGAACAATCCATATCAAGGGTTACCAACCACAGAAAATGATGGAAGCATCCCTTCTCATCAGGCAGATCAAATTGAG GATGCACGCACAGCTACCCAAGATCCCACGGAATCTTCTATTGCTGCACTGGTGTCTATGGGCTTTGATCGCAGTGCAGCAATTCAGGCACTTGCATTGACCAACTACGATGTCAATTTGGCCTCACATTCTGCTTGA
- the LOC136453401 gene encoding F-box protein At2g26850-like isoform X2, translated as MLPLLLISTLPAFTLLLVAPATKACCKLARELALLALLLATELLRHATASGSKERDRERGARMSSASSKPKSAAAALVAPPAETPAAAAGFPLLDLPELALDRVLEELSPASLAAMACVCAVLRDRCSADALWERHLRLKWGHVLGAAAHKQWEAELGGRAARAGAPQPTRRRSWVDSLACAWPFSSSWIGCRWLLKGGHTPAPAAVAAEPTPAPAAPPADTVAAWYRALECGEFWFPAQVYNREDGHVGFVLSCYDAHLRYHRRTDTFTARYPPLGWKPGKEEDGVQWNRVRAPPVSTPAPDLHASDCLEELRPGDHFEIQWRKNKDFPYGWWYGVVGHQESCNGNEHMCRCHKEDMVVLEFQHYAPGSRWRQTTVSRKDHREKGGETDGFYGGIRKLQTKDEISTWRRFWPVDVLN; from the exons ATGCTTCCGCTGCTGCTTATATCCACCCTCCCGGCCTTCACGCTGCTGCTCGTCGCGCCCGCCACCAAGGCCTGCTGCAAGCTCGCGCGCGAGCTCGCCCTCCTCGCGCTGCTGCTGGCGACGGAGCTACTGCGCCACGCCACCGCCTCGGGGAGCAAGGAGCGGGACCGGGAGCGGGGCGCGAGGATGTCGTCCGCTTCGTCCAAGCCGAAGTCCGCGGCGGCCGCATTGGTGGCGCCGCCGGCGGAGAcgcccgccgccgcggcggggTTCCCGCTGCTCGACCTGCCGGAGCTCGCGCTGGACCGCGTCCTGGAGGAGCTCTCGCCCGCGTCGCTCGCCGCGATGGCGTGCGTGTGCGCCGTGCTCAGGGACCGGTGCTCCGCGGACGCGCTGTGGGAGCGCCACCTGCGGCTCAAGTGGGGCCACGTGCTCGGCGCCGCGGCGCACAAGCAGTGGGAGGCGGAGCTGGGCGGGAGGGCCGCTCGAGCGGGCGCGCCGCAGCCGACCCGCCGCAGGAGCTGGGTCGACTCGCTGGCCTGCGCGtggcccttctcctcctcctggatcGGCTGCCGCTGGCTCCTCAAGGGGGGTCACACCCCCGCGccagccgccgtcgccgccgagccCACCCCCGCCCCCGCCGCGCCGCCTGCGGACACGGTGGCCGCGTGGTACCGGGCGCTCGAGTGCGGCGAGTTCTGGTTCCCCGCGCAGGTGTACAACCGCGAG GACGGGCATGTCGGGTTCGTGCTCTCGTGCTACGACGCGCACCTCCGCTACCACCGGCGAACTGACACCTTCACCGCGAG GTACCCACCCCTCGGCTGGAAGCCGGGCAAGGAGGAGGACGGCGTGCAGTGGAACAGGGTCCGCGCGCCGCCGGTGAGCACGCCGGCGCCGGACCTGCATGCGTCGGACTGCCTGGAGGAGCTGCGCCCGGGCGACCATTTCGAGATCCAGTGGCGCAAGAACAAGGACTTCCCTTATG GCTGGTGGTATGGCGTCGTGGGTCACCAGGAGTCGTGCAATGGGAACGAGCATATGTGTCGCTGCCACAAAGAAG ACATGGTTGTCCTGGAGTTCCAGCACTACGCCCCTGGCTCCCGATGGAGGCAGACCACTGTGAGCAGGAAGGATCACAGGGAGAAGGGGGGCGAGACGGACGGCTTCTACGGTGGCATCAGGAAGCTGCAGACCAAAGACGAGATATCGACATGGCGACGATTCTGGCCCGTTGATGTCCTCAACTGA
- the LOC136453401 gene encoding F-box protein At2g26850-like isoform X1, with product MLPLLLISTLPAFTLLLVAPATKACCKLARELALLALLLATELLRHATASGSKERDRERGARMSSASSKPKSAAAALVAPPAETPAAAAGFPLLDLPELALDRVLEELSPASLAAMACVCAVLRDRCSADALWERHLRLKWGHVLGAAAHKQWEAELGGRAARAGAPQPTRRRSWVDSLACAWPFSSSWIGCRWLLKGGHTPAPAAVAAEPTPAPAAPPADTVAAWYRALECGEFWFPAQVYNREQDGHVGFVLSCYDAHLRYHRRTDTFTARYPPLGWKPGKEEDGVQWNRVRAPPVSTPAPDLHASDCLEELRPGDHFEIQWRKNKDFPYGWWYGVVGHQESCNGNEHMCRCHKEDMVVLEFQHYAPGSRWRQTTVSRKDHREKGGETDGFYGGIRKLQTKDEISTWRRFWPVDVLN from the exons ATGCTTCCGCTGCTGCTTATATCCACCCTCCCGGCCTTCACGCTGCTGCTCGTCGCGCCCGCCACCAAGGCCTGCTGCAAGCTCGCGCGCGAGCTCGCCCTCCTCGCGCTGCTGCTGGCGACGGAGCTACTGCGCCACGCCACCGCCTCGGGGAGCAAGGAGCGGGACCGGGAGCGGGGCGCGAGGATGTCGTCCGCTTCGTCCAAGCCGAAGTCCGCGGCGGCCGCATTGGTGGCGCCGCCGGCGGAGAcgcccgccgccgcggcggggTTCCCGCTGCTCGACCTGCCGGAGCTCGCGCTGGACCGCGTCCTGGAGGAGCTCTCGCCCGCGTCGCTCGCCGCGATGGCGTGCGTGTGCGCCGTGCTCAGGGACCGGTGCTCCGCGGACGCGCTGTGGGAGCGCCACCTGCGGCTCAAGTGGGGCCACGTGCTCGGCGCCGCGGCGCACAAGCAGTGGGAGGCGGAGCTGGGCGGGAGGGCCGCTCGAGCGGGCGCGCCGCAGCCGACCCGCCGCAGGAGCTGGGTCGACTCGCTGGCCTGCGCGtggcccttctcctcctcctggatcGGCTGCCGCTGGCTCCTCAAGGGGGGTCACACCCCCGCGccagccgccgtcgccgccgagccCACCCCCGCCCCCGCCGCGCCGCCTGCGGACACGGTGGCCGCGTGGTACCGGGCGCTCGAGTGCGGCGAGTTCTGGTTCCCCGCGCAGGTGTACAACCGCGAG CAGGACGGGCATGTCGGGTTCGTGCTCTCGTGCTACGACGCGCACCTCCGCTACCACCGGCGAACTGACACCTTCACCGCGAG GTACCCACCCCTCGGCTGGAAGCCGGGCAAGGAGGAGGACGGCGTGCAGTGGAACAGGGTCCGCGCGCCGCCGGTGAGCACGCCGGCGCCGGACCTGCATGCGTCGGACTGCCTGGAGGAGCTGCGCCCGGGCGACCATTTCGAGATCCAGTGGCGCAAGAACAAGGACTTCCCTTATG GCTGGTGGTATGGCGTCGTGGGTCACCAGGAGTCGTGCAATGGGAACGAGCATATGTGTCGCTGCCACAAAGAAG ACATGGTTGTCCTGGAGTTCCAGCACTACGCCCCTGGCTCCCGATGGAGGCAGACCACTGTGAGCAGGAAGGATCACAGGGAGAAGGGGGGCGAGACGGACGGCTTCTACGGTGGCATCAGGAAGCTGCAGACCAAAGACGAGATATCGACATGGCGACGATTCTGGCCCGTTGATGTCCTCAACTGA